Proteins found in one Micromonospora sp. WMMD1082 genomic segment:
- the hflX gene encoding GTPase HflX: MRDQETPIPILDDELDATTGEYELSERQALRRVPGLSTELTDVTEVEYRQLRLERVVLVGVWTEGTQVDAENSLTELAALAETAGSLVLEGLIQRRNRPDPATYIGRGKVDDLGAVVLSAGADTVICDGELSPSQLRNLEQRTKVKVVDRTALILDIFAQHAKSREGRAQVELAQLQYLLPRLRGWGETLSRQTGGSGRGGGAGGGVGVRGPGETKLETDRRRIRHRIARLRREIKAMSTVRETKRARRTRNAVPAVAIAGYTNAGKSSLLNRLTGAGVLVEDALFATLDPTTRRSSTSDGRVYTLSDTVGFVRHLPHQIVEAFRSTLEEVAEADLVVHVVDGAHPDPEEQVRAVREVLGEVGADRLPELLAVNKTDAADEETLLRLKRLWPEAVFVSAHSGRGIDDLRDAIERRLPRPAVEVRVVLPYDRGDLVARLHRQGEVLSTAHLPEGTMLHVRVNEALAAELAPFGDAAQAARTTG, encoded by the coding sequence TTGCGAGACCAGGAGACCCCGATTCCCATCCTCGACGACGAGCTCGACGCCACCACCGGCGAGTACGAGCTCTCCGAACGACAGGCGTTGCGACGGGTCCCCGGCCTCTCCACCGAGCTGACCGACGTCACCGAGGTCGAATACCGCCAGCTCCGGCTGGAACGCGTGGTTCTCGTCGGCGTCTGGACCGAGGGCACCCAGGTCGACGCGGAGAATTCCCTCACCGAGCTGGCCGCGCTGGCGGAGACCGCCGGCTCGCTGGTCCTCGAAGGGCTCATCCAGCGGCGCAACCGCCCCGACCCGGCCACCTACATCGGTCGCGGCAAGGTCGACGACCTCGGCGCGGTGGTGCTCTCCGCCGGAGCCGACACGGTGATCTGCGACGGCGAGCTGTCCCCGTCCCAACTGCGCAACCTGGAGCAACGCACCAAGGTCAAGGTGGTCGACCGCACCGCGCTGATCCTCGACATCTTCGCCCAGCACGCCAAGAGCAGGGAGGGCCGGGCACAGGTCGAGCTGGCCCAGCTGCAATACCTCCTGCCCCGGCTGCGTGGGTGGGGCGAGACACTGTCCCGGCAGACCGGTGGGTCGGGCCGGGGTGGCGGCGCCGGTGGCGGCGTGGGCGTGCGTGGCCCGGGTGAGACCAAGCTGGAGACCGACCGGCGGCGCATCCGCCACCGGATCGCCCGGCTGCGCCGGGAGATCAAGGCCATGAGCACGGTACGCGAGACCAAGCGCGCCCGCCGTACCCGCAACGCGGTGCCCGCGGTGGCGATCGCCGGCTACACCAATGCCGGCAAGTCGAGCCTGCTCAACCGGCTCACCGGGGCCGGTGTCCTGGTGGAGGATGCGCTCTTCGCCACCCTCGACCCGACCACCCGCCGGTCCAGCACGTCCGACGGGCGGGTCTACACCCTCTCCGACACGGTCGGTTTCGTCCGGCACCTGCCGCACCAGATCGTCGAGGCGTTCCGCTCGACCCTGGAGGAGGTCGCCGAGGCCGATCTGGTCGTGCACGTCGTCGACGGCGCCCACCCCGACCCGGAGGAGCAGGTCCGGGCCGTCCGGGAGGTGCTGGGCGAGGTCGGCGCCGACCGGCTGCCCGAGTTGCTGGCGGTCAACAAGACCGACGCGGCCGACGAGGAGACCCTGCTGCGGCTCAAGCGGCTCTGGCCCGAGGCGGTCTTCGTCTCCGCGCACAGCGGGCGCGGCATCGACGACCTGCGCGACGCGATCGAGCGGCGGCTGCCCCGCCCGGCGGTCGAGGTACGCGTGGTGCTGCCGTACGACCGGGGTGACCTGGTGGCCCGCCTGCACCGGCAGGGCGAGGTGCTCAGCACCGCCCACCTGCCGGAGGGGACGATGCTGCACGTACGGGTCAACGAGGCACTCGCGGCCGAGCTGGCCCCGTTCGGCGACGCGGCGCAGGCGGCCCGTACCACGGGGTAA
- a CDS encoding NAD-dependent malic enzyme, whose product MATTRLPSAGFSITVRIAVPADASSIGRLTTSVGEAGAIVTALDVVDSDPTNVIVDLTCDTADSGHADQVVDALSALDGVDVRKVSDRTFLLHLGGKIEVSPKVALRTRDELSRAYTPGVARVCQAIADNPADARRLTIKRNTVAVVSDGSAVLGLGNLGPAASLPVMEGKAALFKRFGGVDAWPVVLDTQDTEEIVAIVKAIAPAYGGINLEDIAAPRCFEIEARLREALDIPVFHDDQHGTAICVLAALTNALRVVGKQLADVRVVVSGAGAAGTAIMKLLLRQGVGDIIAYDRQGALHRGQSGLNPAWQWLAENTNRDDYSGDLPGALNGADVFIGVSAPNLLTGDDIATMAKDAIVFALANPDPEVDPREARKHAAIVATGRSDQPNQINNVLAFPGVFRGMLDAHAEEFTEEMAIAAARAIADVVGEEKINPTVIVPSVFDSRVAPAVAAAVRAAAQNPTVTAPPAADPGPADLPEIAATASATP is encoded by the coding sequence GTGGCCACCACCCGACTGCCCAGTGCCGGATTCTCGATCACGGTACGGATCGCCGTGCCCGCCGACGCGTCGTCGATCGGCCGGCTCACCACGTCGGTGGGTGAGGCCGGCGCGATCGTCACCGCGCTGGACGTGGTCGACTCCGACCCGACCAACGTGATCGTCGACCTGACCTGTGACACCGCCGATTCCGGTCACGCCGACCAGGTGGTCGACGCGCTCAGCGCGCTCGACGGCGTGGACGTACGCAAGGTCTCCGACCGCACCTTCCTGCTGCACCTCGGCGGCAAGATCGAGGTGAGCCCGAAGGTCGCCCTGCGCACCCGGGACGAACTGTCCCGCGCATACACCCCCGGCGTGGCCCGGGTCTGCCAGGCGATCGCGGACAATCCCGCCGACGCCCGCCGGCTGACCATCAAGCGCAACACCGTCGCGGTGGTCAGCGACGGCTCGGCCGTGCTGGGCCTGGGCAACCTCGGTCCCGCCGCGTCGCTGCCGGTGATGGAGGGCAAGGCGGCGCTCTTCAAGCGCTTCGGTGGGGTGGACGCCTGGCCGGTGGTGCTCGACACGCAGGACACCGAGGAGATCGTCGCCATCGTCAAGGCGATCGCGCCCGCGTACGGCGGGATCAACCTGGAGGACATCGCCGCGCCGCGCTGCTTCGAGATCGAGGCGCGGCTGCGCGAGGCGCTGGACATCCCGGTCTTCCACGACGACCAGCACGGCACCGCGATCTGCGTGCTCGCCGCGCTGACCAACGCGCTGCGCGTCGTGGGCAAGCAACTCGCGGACGTCCGGGTGGTGGTCTCCGGCGCCGGCGCGGCCGGCACTGCGATCATGAAACTGCTGCTGCGCCAGGGCGTCGGCGACATCATCGCGTACGACCGGCAGGGTGCCCTGCATCGCGGCCAGTCCGGTCTCAACCCGGCCTGGCAGTGGCTGGCCGAGAACACCAACCGGGACGACTACTCGGGTGACCTGCCCGGCGCGCTGAACGGTGCGGATGTCTTCATCGGGGTGAGCGCGCCGAACCTGCTCACCGGCGACGACATCGCCACGATGGCCAAGGACGCCATCGTCTTCGCCCTGGCCAACCCCGATCCGGAGGTCGACCCGCGGGAGGCGCGCAAGCACGCCGCCATCGTCGCCACCGGCCGTTCCGACCAGCCGAACCAGATCAACAACGTGCTCGCGTTCCCGGGCGTCTTCCGCGGCATGCTGGACGCGCACGCCGAGGAGTTCACCGAGGAGATGGCGATCGCGGCCGCCCGGGCCATCGCCGACGTGGTCGGCGAGGAGAAGATCAACCCGACGGTCATCGTGCCCAGCGTCTTCGACTCCCGGGTGGCACCGGCGGTCGCCGCGGCCGTCCGCGCCGCCGCGCAGAACCCCACCGTCACCGCACCCCCCGCCGCCGACCCGGGCCCCGCCGACCTCCCCGAGATCGCCGCCACCGCCTCCGCCACCCCCTAA
- a CDS encoding IS4 family transposase, protein MEQSAITSTITVAAGRFAPGHLGELTQQVPFEMVDAVLAEAGGVQSRVRDLPSRVVVYLLLAAGLFAEVGYRQVWARLVAGLDGLTVALPTSSALSQARRRVGDKPLVALFRLLSGPPAGAARWRGLLVCAIDGTSMFVPDTTANLRVYPRQAGSHGGSGYPMLRLVAVVACGTRAVIDAVFAPISIGELGCAGRLLSCLRPGMLLLADRGFAARQMIEQFAGTGADLLIRDKDDRRLPVIRRHRDGSWLSVIGAMTVRVVDAEIVVSMNGKRHVGRYRLITTLTDQRRFPALDLVTLYHQRWEIETAYLELKSTLLGGRVLRARTPNGVNQEVYALLAAYQAVRLAMADATASQPTTSPDRASFTIALHAARDQIIHAAGVIAETTIDLVGAIGRAVLADPLPPRRTRVSPHVVKRAISKHRAKGTIDRTNYQATININILATAGLTTGPEP, encoded by the coding sequence TTGGAACAGTCTGCCATCACGTCCACGATCACGGTGGCTGCGGGGCGGTTCGCGCCGGGTCATCTGGGTGAGTTGACGCAGCAGGTGCCGTTCGAGATGGTCGATGCGGTGCTGGCCGAGGCCGGTGGTGTGCAGTCGCGGGTGCGGGATCTGCCGTCGCGGGTGGTGGTGTATCTGCTGCTCGCGGCGGGGTTGTTCGCTGAGGTCGGTTACCGGCAGGTGTGGGCTCGGTTGGTTGCCGGGCTGGACGGGTTGACAGTGGCGCTGCCGACGTCCTCGGCGCTGTCGCAGGCTCGCCGGCGGGTCGGGGACAAGCCTCTGGTGGCGTTGTTCCGGCTGCTGTCGGGTCCGCCGGCGGGGGCCGCCCGGTGGCGGGGTCTGCTGGTGTGCGCGATCGACGGCACCAGCATGTTCGTGCCCGACACTACGGCGAACTTGAGGGTCTATCCGCGTCAGGCGGGCAGCCACGGTGGGTCGGGGTATCCGATGCTGCGGCTGGTCGCCGTCGTGGCGTGCGGCACTCGCGCTGTCATCGACGCCGTGTTCGCGCCGATCAGCATCGGTGAACTGGGCTGCGCCGGCCGGCTGCTGAGCTGCCTGCGCCCAGGAATGCTGCTGCTGGCCGATCGTGGGTTCGCCGCCCGTCAGATGATCGAACAGTTCGCCGGCACCGGCGCTGACCTGCTCATCCGCGACAAGGACGACCGGCGGCTGCCCGTCATCCGCCGCCATCGCGACGGGTCCTGGCTGTCTGTCATCGGCGCGATGACGGTCCGGGTCGTTGACGCCGAGATCGTCGTGAGCATGAACGGTAAACGCCACGTCGGCCGGTACCGGTTGATCACCACCCTCACCGACCAGCGCCGCTTCCCCGCCCTGGATCTGGTCACCCTCTACCACCAACGCTGGGAGATCGAGACGGCGTACCTGGAGCTGAAGTCCACCCTGCTGGGCGGACGGGTCCTGCGGGCACGGACCCCGAACGGGGTAAACCAGGAGGTCTACGCCCTACTGGCCGCCTACCAGGCGGTCCGGCTGGCGATGGCTGACGCCACCGCCAGCCAACCCACGACCAGCCCCGACCGGGCCAGCTTCACCATCGCGCTGCACGCCGCCCGCGACCAGATCATCCACGCCGCAGGTGTCATCGCCGAGACCACCATCGACCTCGTCGGCGCCATCGGCCGCGCAGTCCTGGCCGACCCACTGCCCCCACGCCGCACCCGAGTCAGCCCTCACGTGGTCAAACGAGCAATCTCCAAACACCGCGCCAAAGGCACCATCGACCGCACCAACTACCAAGCCACGATCAACATCAACATCCTCGCCACAGCAGGGTTGACGACCGGCCCAGAACCCTAA
- the dapF gene encoding diaminopimelate epimerase, translating into MEFTKGHGTGNDFVILPDPDGALELTPDLVAAICDRRRGIGGDGVLRVVRAAKHPEGAALAGEAEWFMDYWNSDGSFAEMCGNGARVFVRYLLETGLAVPAGDALPVATRAGVVRARVDGDAIAVEMRRPRLYDASAAALGGLTLPGTAVDVGNPHLVCPLPAGLDLAGLDLTRAPGFDPAIFPTGVNVEFTTPGAPVDGVDAHVLMRVYERGSAETLSCGTGACAVAAVALRDTGLDTGSVAVDVPGGRLTVTVAEDSCWLSGPALLVATGTLTRP; encoded by the coding sequence GTGGAGTTCACCAAGGGGCACGGCACCGGCAACGACTTCGTGATCCTGCCCGACCCGGACGGCGCGTTGGAGCTGACGCCCGATCTGGTGGCGGCGATCTGCGACCGTCGGCGCGGGATCGGCGGCGATGGCGTGCTGCGCGTGGTCCGCGCCGCCAAGCACCCCGAGGGTGCCGCCCTGGCCGGCGAGGCCGAGTGGTTCATGGACTACTGGAACTCCGACGGGTCCTTCGCCGAGATGTGCGGCAACGGCGCCCGGGTCTTCGTCCGGTACCTGCTGGAGACCGGGCTGGCCGTGCCGGCCGGTGACGCGTTGCCGGTGGCCACCCGGGCCGGCGTCGTGCGGGCGCGGGTCGACGGCGACGCCATCGCCGTCGAGATGCGCCGCCCCCGGTTGTACGACGCCTCCGCCGCCGCCCTCGGCGGGTTGACCCTGCCCGGCACGGCGGTGGATGTCGGCAACCCCCACCTGGTCTGCCCGCTGCCCGCCGGGCTGGACCTGGCCGGGCTGGATCTGACCCGGGCACCCGGGTTCGACCCGGCGATCTTCCCGACCGGAGTGAACGTCGAGTTCACCACCCCCGGCGCGCCGGTCGACGGCGTCGACGCGCACGTGCTGATGCGGGTCTACGAGCGTGGCTCCGCCGAGACGCTCTCCTGCGGCACCGGCGCCTGTGCGGTCGCCGCCGTGGCCCTGCGGGACACCGGCCTCGACACCGGCTCGGTGGCCGTCGACGTCCCCGGCGGCCGCCTCACGGTGACCGTCGCCGAGGACTCCTGCTGGCTCTCCGGCCCCGCCCTGCTAGTCGCCACCGGCACCCTAACCCGCCCCTAA
- the miaA gene encoding tRNA (adenosine(37)-N6)-dimethylallyltransferase MiaA: MTSPGTVVAVVGPTAAGKSALSIALAHALDGEVVNADSMQLYRGMDIGTAKLTAAQRAGVPHHLLDIWEVTEPASVAEYQRLARAAVDGILARGRVPLLVGGSGLYVRAVLEQFEFPGTDPAIRQRLEGELATSGPAPLHARLREADPVAAAGILPGNGRRIVRALEVIELTGGSFTAALPQPTPYYPATQIGVDLDTALLDERIAVRVDRMWTDGLVAETRELVGRGLPEGRTASRALGYQQVLRFLGGELTETEARDETVRATRRFVRRQRSWFRRDPRMHWLDSADPGLVEAAVRILGETAR; this comes from the coding sequence GTGACCAGCCCGGGCACCGTGGTCGCCGTGGTCGGGCCGACGGCGGCGGGCAAGTCGGCGCTGAGCATCGCCCTGGCGCACGCGCTCGACGGCGAGGTGGTCAACGCCGACTCGATGCAGCTCTACCGGGGCATGGACATCGGCACGGCGAAGCTCACCGCCGCCCAGCGCGCCGGTGTGCCGCATCACCTGCTCGACATCTGGGAGGTCACCGAGCCGGCGAGCGTGGCGGAGTACCAGCGGTTGGCCCGCGCGGCGGTGGACGGCATCCTCGCCCGGGGCCGGGTGCCGCTGTTGGTCGGCGGGTCCGGGCTCTACGTGCGGGCGGTGCTGGAGCAGTTCGAGTTTCCCGGTACCGACCCGGCGATCCGGCAGCGTCTGGAAGGCGAGTTGGCCACGAGCGGGCCGGCGCCGCTGCACGCGCGGCTGCGCGAGGCCGACCCGGTGGCGGCGGCGGGGATCCTGCCCGGCAACGGCCGGCGGATCGTCCGGGCGCTGGAGGTGATCGAGCTGACCGGCGGGTCGTTCACGGCCGCGCTGCCGCAGCCCACGCCGTACTACCCGGCGACGCAGATCGGGGTGGACCTGGACACCGCCCTGCTCGACGAGCGGATCGCGGTCCGGGTGGACCGGATGTGGACCGACGGGCTGGTCGCCGAGACCCGCGAGCTGGTCGGGCGGGGCCTGCCCGAGGGGCGTACGGCCAGCCGGGCGCTCGGCTACCAGCAGGTGCTGCGCTTCCTCGGTGGGGAGCTGACCGAGACCGAGGCGCGCGACGAGACGGTCCGGGCCACCCGCCGCTTCGTCCGTCGCCAGCGCTCCTGGTTCCGGCGCGACCCCCGCATGCACTGGCTCGACTCGGCCGACCCGGGGCTGGTCGAGGCCGCCGTGCGGATCCTCGGCGAGACTGCGCGATGA
- a CDS encoding class III extradiol dioxygenase subunit B-like domain-containing protein has translation MPLVAAAVCPHPPLLVPEIAGAAAPELDDLRAACDAAVARLCGSGARSVVVVGAGDRSADLDAPYRGSFAPWGVPLAVRIGGGPDGPSGGDTLPLSLLVGAWLLGRAPHPGGTAWRMATVGADEPVETCADLGARLGADQPWALLVMGDGSACRGEKAPGYADPRAEAYDDGVARALAGADLDALLGLDPALSTQLRVAGRAPWQVLAGAARATGGQWRGDLSYHAAPYGVTYFVAGWERP, from the coding sequence GTGCCACTGGTCGCCGCCGCCGTCTGCCCCCATCCGCCGCTGCTCGTCCCCGAGATCGCCGGTGCCGCCGCGCCGGAGCTGGACGATCTCCGCGCCGCCTGCGACGCGGCGGTGGCCCGGCTGTGCGGCTCCGGTGCGCGCAGCGTCGTGGTGGTCGGCGCCGGCGACCGCAGCGCCGACCTCGACGCCCCCTACCGGGGCAGCTTCGCGCCGTGGGGCGTGCCCCTCGCGGTGCGGATCGGCGGCGGCCCCGACGGCCCGTCCGGCGGTGACACCCTCCCGCTCAGCCTGCTCGTCGGCGCCTGGCTGCTCGGCCGGGCACCGCACCCCGGCGGCACGGCGTGGCGGATGGCGACCGTGGGCGCCGACGAGCCGGTCGAGACCTGCGCGGACCTCGGTGCCCGGCTCGGTGCGGACCAGCCGTGGGCGCTGCTGGTGATGGGGGACGGATCGGCCTGCCGGGGCGAGAAGGCGCCCGGCTACGCCGACCCGCGTGCCGAGGCGTACGACGACGGGGTGGCCCGGGCGCTGGCCGGCGCGGACCTCGACGCCCTGCTCGGGCTGGACCCGGCCCTGTCCACGCAGCTGCGGGTCGCCGGCCGGGCGCCCTGGCAGGTGCTCGCCGGTGCCGCGCGGGCGACCGGCGGCCAGTGGCGCGGCGACCTGAGCTATCACGCCGCGCCGTACGGGGTGACCTACTTCGTGGCCGGCTGGGAGCGGCCGTGA
- a CDS encoding DUF349 domain-containing protein: protein MSDWTAFGRVDADGTVYVKTAEGERVVGSWQAGAPEEGLAHFARRFADLVTEVDLTEARLNSGAADANHSLATIRRIRASLAEAHVVGDIDALAARLDKLATVADEKAGEARAAKEAARTEALARKTVLVEEAEKLAAESTGWKTAGDRLKEILDEWKTIRGVDKKTDGELWKRFAAARDGFTRRRGAHFASLDAQRKQAQTVKEELVAEAEKVSDSTDWAATANHLKNLMNQWKAAPRASKEAEQRLWERFRAAQDAFFTRRSEVFSARDNEQRANLERKQALLAEAEALDIDGDPKGAQAKLRDIQAQWHEAGRVPREAAAGLERRLRAVDEKVREVMDSAWRRTTREENPLLAQMRSQVAEAEERLARAKAAGDTRRVKEAEQALASKRQFLQLAEQAG, encoded by the coding sequence ATGAGCGACTGGACTGCCTTCGGACGGGTGGACGCGGACGGCACCGTTTACGTCAAGACAGCCGAGGGCGAGCGGGTGGTCGGATCCTGGCAGGCGGGAGCACCGGAGGAGGGGCTGGCGCACTTCGCACGCCGCTTCGCCGACCTGGTGACCGAAGTGGATCTGACCGAGGCGCGGCTCAACTCCGGCGCGGCGGACGCCAACCACTCGCTCGCCACCATCCGGCGGATCCGCGCCTCACTGGCCGAGGCGCACGTCGTCGGCGACATCGACGCGCTGGCCGCCCGCCTCGACAAGCTCGCCACGGTGGCCGACGAGAAGGCCGGCGAGGCCCGGGCCGCCAAGGAGGCGGCCCGCACCGAGGCTCTCGCCCGCAAGACCGTGCTGGTGGAGGAGGCCGAGAAGCTGGCGGCGGAGTCGACCGGTTGGAAGACCGCCGGTGACCGGCTCAAGGAGATCCTCGACGAGTGGAAGACCATCCGCGGGGTCGACAAGAAGACCGACGGCGAGCTGTGGAAGCGGTTCGCCGCCGCGCGGGACGGCTTCACCCGCCGCCGGGGCGCCCACTTCGCCTCCCTGGACGCGCAACGCAAGCAGGCGCAGACGGTCAAGGAGGAGCTGGTCGCCGAGGCCGAGAAGGTCTCCGACTCCACCGACTGGGCGGCGACGGCCAACCACCTCAAGAACCTGATGAACCAGTGGAAGGCCGCGCCGCGCGCCTCGAAGGAGGCCGAGCAGCGGCTGTGGGAACGGTTCCGCGCCGCGCAGGACGCCTTCTTCACCCGCCGCAGCGAGGTCTTCTCCGCCCGCGACAACGAGCAGCGCGCCAACCTGGAGCGCAAGCAGGCGCTGCTCGCCGAGGCCGAGGCGCTCGACATCGACGGTGACCCGAAGGGTGCCCAGGCCAAGCTGCGGGACATCCAGGCGCAGTGGCACGAGGCCGGTCGGGTGCCGCGCGAGGCGGCCGCCGGGCTGGAGCGCCGGCTGCGGGCCGTCGACGAGAAGGTCCGCGAGGTGATGGACTCGGCCTGGCGGCGGACCACCCGGGAGGAGAACCCGCTGCTGGCCCAGATGCGCTCGCAGGTCGCCGAGGCCGAGGAGCGGCTGGCGCGGGCGAAGGCCGCCGGCGACACCCGGCGGGTCAAGGAGGCCGAGCAGGCGCTCGCCTCGAAGCGCCAGTTCCTCCAGCTGGCCGAGCAGGCCGGCTGA
- the miaB gene encoding tRNA (N6-isopentenyl adenosine(37)-C2)-methylthiotransferase MiaB, whose protein sequence is MTTAAAGGPRTYQVRTYGCQMNVHDSERISGLLEQAGYVRAGEADDTPDVMVFNTCAVRENADNRLYGNLGHLRPVKNRHPGMQIAVGGCLAQKDRGDIVRKAPWVDVVFGTHNIGSLPVLLERARHNAAAEVEILESLDVFPSTLPTRRESTYAGWVSISVGCNNTCTFCIVPALRGKEKDRRPGDILSEVRALVDEGVLEVTLLGQNVNSYGVEFGDRYAFGKLLRACGEIDGLERVRFTSPHPKDFTDDVIAAMAETPNVCHSLHMPLQSGSDDVLRAMRRSYRSERYLGIIEKVRAAMPDAAITTDIIVGFPGETEADFARTLDVVREARFSSAFTFQYSKRPGTPAASMDGQLPKQVVQERYERLIACVEEITWAENRKLVGETVEVLVAVGEGRKDERTGRMSGRARDGRLVHFATGGNGDGGAIRPGDIVHTTITYAAPHHLNADGAPLSHRRTRAGDAAEAGRSPRTPGVLLGLPTIGAPAAAPEPATGCAAAH, encoded by the coding sequence ATGACTACCGCAGCGGCGGGCGGCCCGCGCACCTACCAGGTGCGAACCTACGGCTGCCAGATGAACGTGCACGACTCCGAGCGCATCTCCGGCCTGCTGGAGCAGGCGGGCTATGTCCGCGCGGGCGAGGCCGACGACACCCCGGACGTGATGGTGTTCAACACCTGCGCGGTCCGGGAGAACGCCGACAACCGCCTCTACGGCAACCTCGGTCATCTGCGTCCGGTCAAGAACCGGCATCCGGGGATGCAGATCGCCGTCGGTGGTTGCCTGGCCCAGAAGGACCGCGGCGACATCGTCCGCAAGGCGCCCTGGGTCGACGTGGTCTTCGGCACCCACAACATCGGGTCGCTGCCGGTGCTGCTGGAGCGGGCCCGGCACAACGCGGCCGCCGAGGTGGAGATCCTCGAATCCCTCGACGTCTTTCCCTCGACGCTGCCGACCCGCCGCGAGTCGACGTACGCCGGCTGGGTGTCGATCTCGGTCGGCTGCAACAACACCTGCACGTTCTGCATCGTGCCGGCGCTGCGCGGCAAGGAGAAGGACCGCCGCCCCGGCGACATCCTGAGCGAGGTGCGGGCCCTGGTCGACGAGGGCGTGCTGGAGGTGACGCTGCTCGGGCAGAACGTCAACTCCTACGGCGTCGAGTTCGGTGACCGGTACGCCTTCGGGAAGCTGCTGCGGGCCTGCGGTGAGATCGATGGGCTGGAGCGGGTGCGGTTCACCAGCCCGCACCCGAAGGACTTCACCGACGACGTGATCGCGGCGATGGCCGAGACGCCGAACGTGTGCCACTCGCTGCACATGCCGTTGCAGTCCGGCTCCGACGACGTGCTGCGCGCGATGCGCCGCTCGTACCGGTCGGAGCGGTACCTGGGGATCATCGAGAAGGTCCGGGCGGCGATGCCGGACGCGGCGATCACCACGGACATCATCGTCGGCTTTCCGGGCGAGACCGAGGCGGACTTCGCGCGCACCCTGGACGTGGTCCGCGAGGCGCGCTTCTCCTCCGCCTTCACGTTCCAGTATTCGAAGCGCCCCGGCACCCCGGCCGCGAGCATGGACGGTCAGCTGCCCAAGCAGGTCGTGCAGGAGCGGTACGAGCGGTTGATCGCCTGCGTCGAGGAGATCACCTGGGCGGAGAACCGGAAGCTAGTCGGCGAGACCGTCGAGGTGCTGGTCGCCGTCGGGGAGGGCCGCAAGGACGAGCGGACCGGCCGGATGTCCGGCCGGGCCCGCGACGGCCGCCTGGTGCACTTCGCGACGGGCGGGAACGGCGACGGGGGCGCGATCCGTCCCGGCGACATCGTGCACACCACGATCACCTACGCCGCGCCGCACCACCTCAACGCCGACGGTGCGCCGCTGTCGCACCGGCGCACCCGGGCCGGCGACGCGGCCGAGGCGGGGCGGTCACCGCGTACCCCCGGGGTGCTGCTCGGACTGCCCACGATCGGCGCGCCGGCCGCGGCGCCCGAGCCCGCCACCGGCTGCGCCGCCGCGCACTGA
- a CDS encoding DUF2277 domain-containing protein has protein sequence MCRSIKTLREPYTPEVTDADVRAAALQYVRKISGFRAPAAHNAEAFDAAVSTIAAATRTLLDQLEVRGGRRA, from the coding sequence ATGTGCCGGAGCATCAAGACTTTGCGTGAGCCGTACACCCCGGAGGTCACCGACGCGGACGTCCGGGCCGCGGCGTTGCAGTACGTCCGGAAGATCTCCGGATTCCGGGCGCCGGCGGCGCACAACGCCGAGGCGTTCGACGCGGCGGTGAGCACGATCGCGGCGGCCACCCGCACCCTGCTCGACCAGCTGGAGGTCCGCGGCGGGCGCCGGGCGTAG
- the selD gene encoding selenide, water dikinase SelD, translated as MTEPVRLTRYARGGGCACKIPPGELEAMVAGLGPSAGTADLLVGLEHGDDAAVVRLDERTGVVTTADFFTPVVDDAYDWGRIAATNALSDVYAMGGSPLVALNLLCWPRDVLPLELAREVLRGGLDVARAAGCHLAGGHSVDDDGPKYGLAVTGLVRPEELITLDAGRVGSPLSLTKPLGIGVLNTRHKNTGESFPEAVAAMTTLNRDAARAAVAAGVRCGTDVTGFGLLGHASKLARASRLTVAIDTARVPYLAGAREAVRDGYVSGGSRRNLEWVTPWTDTGAVGETDRLLLADAQTSGGLLVAGEVPGAPVIGELLPPGEHRIVLR; from the coding sequence ATGACCGAGCCCGTGCGGTTGACCCGGTACGCCCGTGGCGGGGGATGCGCGTGCAAGATCCCACCCGGCGAGCTGGAGGCGATGGTGGCCGGGCTGGGCCCCAGCGCCGGCACCGCCGACCTGCTGGTCGGGCTCGAACACGGCGACGACGCCGCGGTGGTCCGGCTGGACGAGCGCACCGGCGTGGTGACCACCGCGGACTTCTTCACCCCGGTGGTCGACGACGCGTACGACTGGGGTCGGATCGCCGCCACCAACGCGCTGTCCGACGTGTACGCGATGGGCGGCAGTCCGCTGGTCGCGCTCAATCTGCTCTGCTGGCCACGGGACGTGTTGCCGCTGGAACTGGCCCGGGAGGTGCTGCGCGGTGGCCTGGACGTGGCCCGCGCCGCCGGTTGCCACCTGGCCGGCGGGCACAGCGTCGACGACGACGGCCCGAAGTACGGCCTGGCCGTCACCGGGCTGGTCCGGCCGGAGGAGCTGATCACTCTCGACGCCGGGCGGGTCGGATCGCCGCTGTCGCTGACCAAGCCGCTCGGCATCGGCGTGCTCAACACCCGGCACAAGAACACCGGCGAGAGCTTCCCGGAGGCGGTGGCGGCGATGACCACGCTGAACCGGGACGCGGCGCGGGCGGCGGTGGCGGCGGGTGTGCGCTGCGGCACCGACGTGACCGGCTTCGGCCTGCTCGGTCACGCCTCGAAGCTGGCCCGGGCCAGCCGGTTGACCGTGGCGATCGACACCGCCCGGGTGCCGTACCTGGCCGGCGCCCGGGAGGCGGTCCGCGACGGGTACGTCAGCGGCGGCTCCCGCCGCAACCTGGAGTGGGTGACCCCGTGGACCGATACCGGCGCGGTGGGCGAGACCGACCGGCTGTTGCTGGCCGACGCGCAGACCTCCGGCGGGCTGCTGGTGGCCGGCGAGGTGCCGGGCGCCCCGGTCATCGGTGAGCTGCTGCCCCCGGGCGAACACCGGATCGTGCTGCGCTGA